From a region of the Nitrososphaera sp. genome:
- a CDS encoding C2H2-type zinc finger protein, with protein MGLFGRSHTCQKCGRKFGKIEDLMQHQQVIHESKYYECRQCNKSFEGMEQMRDHAKKFHSYNKMKDKNG; from the coding sequence ATGGGTCTTTTCGGTAGGTCGCACACCTGTCAAAAGTGCGGCAGAAAATTTGGCAAAATCGAGGACTTGATGCAGCATCAACAGGTAATTCATGAATCAAAGTATTACGAGTGCCGGCAGTGCAACAAGTCGTTTGAGGGCATGGAACAGATGCGCGACCATGCCAAAAAGTTTCACTCTTACAACAAAATGAAAGATAAGAACGGCTGA
- a CDS encoding multicopper oxidase domain-containing protein codes for MNKTVIAGVLAGILLAGVAVLSLGGGLGFVAQAQQMTGKTKSVTLIAIERPVQVAPDNILHPGGIMYNAMTFNGTIPGPVIAVDQGDKLMITLKNEGKNIHSLDFHAGVGPTHALSGSVKPNQSKTWELDAVSSGAFLYHCGADGLNGVWEHMANGMYGGIVVHPANEAPAKEFYMVFSDLYNNADQGLFKGTGGKVGSFDVGKLVNEQPDLILTNGMAHKYVPAIGTVSKIVLNPNAQVFKVKPGELTRWYVVNPGTDSYVAFHFIAGQLSVKDGSVMNRYGTVVKNDETWTIPPGSASVIEATFPDPGVYVGVDHNMSHVLKGAAFAVVADPASTNGDQPVGTAVPPKGSDQVSNGMAANMTGMNGNMMMSGGSNSTGSTSGSNMTSGSNSTGSTGGNMTSTSGNAVSIMPGAQNLGDKAFSPNPISVKVGDKVTWTNTDTAIHTVTSGDGTTGTADGTFDSKV; via the coding sequence ATGAATAAGACAGTCATTGCAGGTGTCTTAGCAGGCATCCTGCTTGCTGGCGTTGCAGTCCTCTCGCTCGGCGGGGGACTGGGTTTCGTCGCGCAAGCACAGCAGATGACCGGCAAGACAAAGAGTGTGACTCTGATCGCAATTGAGAGACCAGTACAGGTAGCTCCAGATAACATTCTGCACCCTGGCGGCATCATGTACAACGCCATGACTTTTAATGGCACAATCCCCGGACCAGTAATTGCAGTAGACCAAGGAGACAAGTTGATGATTACCCTCAAGAACGAGGGCAAGAACATTCACAGTCTTGACTTCCACGCAGGCGTCGGTCCAACTCATGCTCTCTCTGGGTCTGTAAAGCCAAATCAGAGCAAGACATGGGAACTTGATGCAGTAAGCTCGGGAGCATTCCTATATCACTGCGGTGCTGACGGCCTCAACGGCGTATGGGAGCACATGGCAAACGGCATGTATGGCGGAATCGTAGTGCACCCAGCAAACGAGGCACCAGCAAAGGAATTCTACATGGTATTCAGTGACCTCTACAACAATGCAGACCAGGGTCTCTTCAAGGGCACAGGCGGCAAGGTTGGATCATTTGACGTAGGCAAACTAGTCAACGAGCAACCAGACCTTATCCTTACCAACGGTATGGCACACAAGTACGTTCCGGCCATCGGAACGGTGTCCAAGATCGTACTGAATCCAAACGCCCAAGTCTTCAAAGTCAAGCCGGGTGAACTGACAAGATGGTATGTCGTCAACCCAGGTACAGACAGCTATGTCGCGTTCCACTTCATCGCAGGCCAGCTTAGCGTCAAGGACGGCTCTGTCATGAACCGCTATGGTACTGTCGTCAAGAACGACGAGACATGGACCATTCCACCGGGCTCCGCATCAGTAATCGAGGCAACATTCCCAGATCCGGGCGTGTACGTAGGCGTTGACCACAACATGTCGCACGTGCTCAAGGGCGCTGCGTTTGCAGTAGTGGCCGACCCAGCTTCGACGAATGGTGATCAACCAGTCGGAACCGCAGTTCCACCTAAGGGCAGCGACCAGGTCAGCAACGGAATGGCAGCGAACATGACCGGCATGAACGGCAACATGATGATGTCAGGCGGCAGCAACTCTACCGGCAGCACTAGCGGCAGCAACATGACAAGCGGCAGCAACTCTACCGGCAGCACAGGGGGCAACATGACCAGCACATCGGGCAATGCAGTGAGCATAATGCCGGGCGCCCAGAACCTGGGTGACAAGGCATTCTCGCCAAACCCAATCAGCGTCAAGGTAGGTGACAAGGTAACATGGACCAACACAGACACTGCAATACACACGGTGACATCCGGTGACGGTACAACCGGAACAGCGGACGGCACCTTTGACTCCAAGGTAC
- the ppdK gene encoding pyruvate, phosphate dikinase produces MEESSASREVLKPIYFFDEHVSAGRRLLGGKGVGLAEMTKLGLPVPAGFTITTEICEKYYEAGRRLPDGLMDEVRKSMKRLESITGRRFGGPNEPLLVSVRSGSAASMPGMLDTVLNLGLNEELVVALAKGSGDSRFAYDVYRRLLQMYGKIVLGIEDRKFESILAGKDLSDPEVLRSISTSFKSICNRTSRGFPEDPYRQLETAIDSVFKSWMGKRAIEFRRQYGITPATANGTAVSVVAMVFGNMGNDSGTGVVFTRNPESGEKKLYGDYLLNAQGEDVVSGKVNPSHIDSLEREMPPVFAELRKVCEKLEAHFREPQDVEFTIERGRLYVLQTRKARMNAVASLKTSVDLFHEGLISRAAALERIDPEGLEQVLYSRLSASSEGGSEFRPFAVGVGASPGVASGVVIFDVGKAEQLGRKGEKVILVREETKPDDVPAFFQSAGILTGRGGKTSHAAVLARGMGKPCVVGCTQIEINFDKSLLLYDDGQAGVNSIAEGQKITIDGSTGKIYAGEVPTVESETPPEFNEILLWSSEMKGIKIRANADTPESAALAKKYGAEGIGLCRTERMFNQHDRAPLFVKMIMAENLEEKRKALAQLEPLQKADFKAIFTEMSGLPVTIRLLDPPLHEFLPEEEELLQQIFELKSSGSPESRIRELENILHRAHELSEVNPMLGHRGVRMGISFPEIYESQIRAVCEAAVELELEGVPVDAEIMVPQISLVEELSVVKQVFETTKREVENKHGMKLRIAFGSMIEVVRACFIADEITQMVDFLSFGTNDLTQSTFSFSREDAEGKFLPQYIDKGVITANPFQTLDQKGVGGLMKLAVQLARSIKKDIPIGICGEHGGDPKSIEFCSSAGLDYVSASAHRIPIAIVAAAQSAIRHNKRHTLLKD; encoded by the coding sequence ATGGAAGAGAGCAGCGCCAGCCGTGAGGTCCTAAAGCCCATCTACTTTTTCGATGAGCATGTTTCCGCGGGCCGAAGGCTCCTTGGGGGCAAGGGGGTCGGACTTGCAGAAATGACAAAGCTCGGGCTGCCAGTCCCTGCAGGTTTTACGATAACCACCGAAATATGTGAAAAGTATTACGAAGCTGGAAGACGGCTGCCGGACGGCCTGATGGATGAGGTGCGCAAGTCAATGAAACGCCTCGAAAGCATTACGGGACGCAGGTTCGGGGGCCCGAACGAGCCCCTCCTTGTCTCAGTCAGGTCAGGCTCGGCCGCATCAATGCCCGGGATGCTCGACACTGTCCTCAATCTCGGGCTAAACGAAGAGCTGGTGGTTGCACTTGCCAAGGGCAGCGGCGATTCCCGTTTTGCGTACGACGTCTACCGGAGGCTTCTTCAGATGTACGGAAAGATAGTTCTAGGGATAGAAGATCGGAAATTCGAGTCAATCCTTGCAGGCAAGGACCTGTCAGACCCCGAGGTTCTTCGAAGCATCTCAACTTCCTTCAAGTCTATCTGCAATCGCACCAGCAGGGGTTTTCCGGAAGACCCGTACAGGCAGCTTGAGACGGCAATAGACTCGGTTTTCAAGTCCTGGATGGGCAAGAGAGCAATAGAGTTTCGGCGGCAGTATGGAATCACCCCCGCAACGGCTAACGGTACTGCAGTCTCAGTTGTCGCAATGGTGTTTGGAAATATGGGAAACGACAGCGGGACGGGAGTGGTGTTTACACGAAATCCGGAAAGCGGCGAAAAGAAACTCTATGGTGATTACCTCCTAAATGCTCAGGGCGAGGACGTCGTGTCCGGAAAGGTCAACCCGAGCCATATAGATTCGCTTGAGCGGGAAATGCCGCCGGTTTTCGCTGAGCTTCGAAAGGTATGCGAGAAACTTGAGGCGCACTTTCGAGAACCACAGGACGTAGAATTTACCATAGAGCGCGGTCGGCTCTACGTCCTTCAGACCCGAAAGGCGCGCATGAATGCGGTTGCGAGTCTAAAGACCTCTGTCGATCTTTTCCACGAGGGACTGATTTCAAGGGCGGCGGCGCTTGAGCGCATAGATCCCGAAGGCCTTGAACAAGTCCTGTATTCCCGACTTTCAGCATCTTCAGAAGGAGGCAGCGAATTCAGACCATTTGCAGTCGGAGTGGGCGCATCGCCAGGAGTCGCGAGCGGCGTGGTGATTTTTGACGTCGGCAAGGCAGAGCAACTTGGGCGAAAAGGTGAGAAGGTGATACTTGTGCGCGAGGAAACCAAGCCCGACGATGTGCCAGCATTTTTTCAGTCTGCCGGAATACTTACGGGAAGAGGCGGCAAGACCTCACACGCGGCCGTGCTTGCGCGCGGCATGGGCAAGCCGTGCGTCGTTGGCTGCACGCAAATAGAAATCAACTTTGACAAATCTTTGCTCCTGTATGACGATGGACAGGCCGGAGTCAATTCAATAGCCGAGGGGCAAAAGATAACCATCGACGGTTCGACGGGAAAAATTTACGCCGGTGAAGTTCCTACTGTAGAATCAGAAACGCCGCCCGAATTTAACGAGATCCTTCTGTGGTCCTCTGAAATGAAAGGAATCAAGATAAGGGCCAATGCTGACACGCCTGAAAGCGCGGCACTTGCAAAGAAATACGGCGCGGAAGGTATCGGACTCTGCAGGACCGAACGCATGTTCAATCAGCACGACAGGGCTCCGCTATTTGTAAAGATGATAATGGCGGAGAACTTGGAAGAGAAGAGAAAGGCTCTGGCACAGCTTGAGCCGCTGCAAAAGGCTGACTTTAAGGCAATCTTTACCGAGATGAGCGGGCTGCCTGTCACAATTCGGCTGCTCGACCCTCCGCTCCACGAATTCCTTCCCGAAGAAGAAGAACTACTCCAGCAGATTTTTGAGTTAAAGTCGTCTGGTTCGCCTGAATCGCGGATTCGCGAACTAGAGAACATCCTGCACAGGGCACACGAATTGTCCGAGGTGAATCCGATGCTTGGACACCGCGGCGTTAGGATGGGGATCTCTTTTCCTGAAATTTATGAAAGCCAGATAAGAGCAGTTTGTGAGGCCGCGGTGGAGCTTGAGCTTGAAGGAGTTCCTGTCGACGCCGAAATAATGGTACCACAGATTAGCCTTGTTGAGGAGCTGTCGGTGGTCAAGCAGGTTTTTGAGACTACAAAGCGAGAGGTTGAAAACAAACACGGAATGAAACTGCGGATTGCGTTTGGAAGCATGATTGAAGTTGTGAGGGCGTGTTTTATCGCCGACGAAATCACGCAGATGGTCGACTTTCTCAGTTTCGGTACAAACGACCTCACACAGTCTACTTTTAGCTTCAGCCGTGAGGACGCAGAGGGCAAATTCCTTCCCCAGTACATCGACAAGGGGGTTATTACAGCAAACCCGTTTCAAACCCTCGACCAAAAGGGAGTAGGCGGCCTCATGAAGCTGGCAGTTCAGCTTGCCCGGAGCATCAAGAAGGACATACCAATCGGAATATGCGGCGAACACGGCGGCGACCCCAAATCAATCGAGTTTTGCAGCTCAGCCGGTCTTGACTACGTAAGCGCGTCGGCACACCGGATTCCGATCGCAATAGTCGCGGCCGCGCAATCGGCTATCAGACACAATAAACGGCACACACTGCTTAAAGATTAA
- a CDS encoding RNA polymerase Rbp10 has translation MAESGETSTAGGAVTYECMRCGTPVTVEELSRLPEIKCICGFRVFRKSRPPIVKQLKAI, from the coding sequence ATGGCCGAATCCGGAGAAACCTCTACTGCTGGCGGCGCTGTGACCTATGAGTGCATGAGATGCGGAACTCCAGTGACCGTGGAGGAGCTTTCAAGGCTGCCTGAGATAAAGTGCATTTGCGGCTTTAGAGTATTTCGCAAGTCGCGGCCCCCGATAGTCAAGCAACTCAAAGCGATTTAG